A genomic region of Bradyrhizobium sp. ORS 278 contains the following coding sequences:
- a CDS encoding DUF427 domain-containing protein yields the protein MQRIAPGPGQESVWDYPRPPRLERCVARLHVMFAGVTIADTDAGFRVLETSHPPVYYIPQRHIAMQWLRPAAGRSFCEFKGFASYWTIEVEGRVAEQAAWSYQQPTPPFAPIAGHLAFYASRVDACFVGDERVAAQEGDFYGGWITSRVVGPFKGAPGTRYW from the coding sequence ATGCAACGCATCGCGCCAGGGCCGGGACAGGAATCAGTCTGGGACTATCCGCGGCCGCCACGGCTGGAGCGCTGCGTGGCGCGCCTGCACGTGATGTTCGCTGGTGTCACGATCGCCGACACCGACGCGGGCTTTCGCGTCCTGGAGACCAGCCATCCCCCGGTCTACTACATCCCTCAGCGGCATATTGCGATGCAATGGCTGCGGCCCGCCGCGGGCCGCTCGTTCTGCGAGTTCAAGGGTTTTGCCAGCTACTGGACGATCGAGGTCGAGGGCCGCGTCGCCGAGCAGGCCGCCTGGAGCTATCAGCAGCCAACGCCGCCGTTTGCGCCGATCGCCGGGCATCTCGCCTTCTACGCTTCGCGCGTCGATGCCTGCTTCGTCGGCGACGAGCGTGTTGCGGCGCAAGAGGGCGATTTCTACGGCGGCTGGATCACCTCGCGCGTGGTCGGACCGTTCAAGGGCGCACCAGGGACACGGTACTGGTAG